The proteins below come from a single Arthrobacter sp. zg-Y1171 genomic window:
- a CDS encoding aromatic acid exporter family protein: MPQRSSFAKSRGFLQNRARVGLQRSRNSVVPALQMTICAVGAYAFAEYVLGHEGPLFAATAALISLGFSREPRTRRVLEVGIGCTLGITIGEILLTLLGNGLAQAAVVLFLSVMLARFLDRGVIFTTQLGLQSLLVVLLPAPDGGVFTRSVDAIVGGVFALVVTMLAPRDPRREPKSNIRELLHELSAVLRQCSEAIAKSDSTIAWHALVRARNTQPQLDTLARSVRDAREVARISPAYRRYLAELGDLRGSIGYLDLAVRNSRVFARRTTSVINHASLGDEAIENVSEVLNETADAVNVLARALGGGEGPDTRLRHLRQARNELAAVGSRLHPKSLGITDLQGDALIMLFRPLVVDLLESTGLTHEEAVTYLSEV, from the coding sequence ATGCCCCAACGCAGCTCCTTCGCCAAAAGCCGGGGTTTCCTGCAGAACCGGGCCCGCGTAGGGCTGCAGCGCAGCCGCAATTCCGTGGTGCCGGCCCTCCAAATGACCATCTGCGCCGTCGGAGCGTACGCCTTTGCCGAGTACGTGCTCGGGCACGAGGGCCCGTTGTTCGCCGCGACGGCCGCCCTGATTTCCCTGGGCTTCTCCCGGGAACCGCGGACCCGCCGGGTGCTGGAGGTGGGAATCGGCTGCACGCTGGGAATCACCATTGGGGAAATCCTGCTCACCCTGCTGGGCAACGGCCTGGCCCAGGCCGCCGTCGTCCTTTTCCTCTCGGTGATGCTGGCCCGCTTTCTGGACCGCGGCGTTATCTTCACTACCCAGCTGGGGCTGCAGTCCCTGCTGGTGGTGCTCCTGCCCGCCCCGGACGGCGGTGTGTTCACCCGCAGCGTGGACGCCATAGTGGGCGGCGTTTTTGCCCTCGTGGTGACCATGCTGGCGCCGCGGGATCCACGCCGGGAACCGAAGTCCAACATCCGCGAGCTCCTGCACGAACTGTCTGCCGTGCTGCGCCAGTGTTCCGAAGCCATCGCCAAGAGCGATTCCACCATTGCCTGGCATGCGCTGGTCCGGGCCCGCAACACCCAGCCCCAGCTGGACACCCTGGCCCGCAGCGTCCGGGATGCACGGGAAGTCGCCCGGATTTCGCCCGCCTACCGGCGGTACCTGGCGGAACTGGGAGACCTGCGCGGCTCCATCGGCTATCTGGACCTGGCGGTCCGCAACAGCCGGGTTTTCGCCCGCCGGACGACGTCGGTCATTAACCATGCGTCGCTGGGTGACGAGGCCATTGAGAACGTGTCGGAGGTGCTGAACGAGACGGCCGATGCCGTGAATGTCCTGGCCCGCGCGCTGGGCGGCGGGGAAGGCCCGGACACCCGGCTCCGGCACCTTCGCCAGGCCCGCAACGAGCTGGCCGCGGTGGGGAGCCGCCTGCACCCGAAGTCGCTGGGCATCACGGATCTGCAGGGCGACGCGCTCATCATGCTTTTCCGCCCCCTCGTGGTGGACCTGCTGGAATCCACCGGACTCACCCACGAAGAGGCGGTTACCTACCTCTCGGAGGTCTGA
- the pstS gene encoding phosphate ABC transporter substrate-binding protein PstS: MKPLERDTIVKVLNRAASVLSVSLVAALGLAACGTDSAAPSAAPTAGSSESSVTGTLSGAGASSQDAAMQAWIAGFGAANPEASVQYSPDGSGAGREALLAGGVQFAGSDAYLDDEETAAAAEVCGPDGAIHVPVYISPIAVAFNLPGITDLNLDADTIAAIFRGEVTTWNDPAIAAQNEGVELPDTAITAVHRGDESGTTKNFTEYLAEAAPEKWTDKASGEWPAGLPNGESASGTGGVISTVTSTEGGITYADASAAGSLGKVSVKVGDTYVPFSADAAALAVESSTPVTGEGRPEADMAMDLDRDTAESGAYPVVLVSYHVFCTSYEDQQTVDLVRAFGDYVVSDEGQAAASDAAGSAPLSESLRSKAETALESIQVRS; encoded by the coding sequence ATGAAACCCCTCGAAAGGGACACGATAGTGAAGGTTTTGAACCGCGCTGCATCCGTACTTTCAGTTTCACTTGTTGCCGCACTCGGCCTGGCCGCCTGCGGCACGGACAGCGCTGCACCCTCCGCGGCCCCGACTGCGGGGAGTTCGGAAAGTTCCGTCACGGGCACGCTTTCCGGTGCCGGTGCCTCCTCCCAGGATGCGGCCATGCAGGCCTGGATCGCCGGCTTCGGTGCAGCCAATCCGGAAGCATCGGTGCAGTATTCACCGGACGGCTCGGGCGCCGGCCGGGAAGCGCTGCTGGCCGGCGGCGTCCAGTTCGCCGGGTCCGACGCCTACCTTGATGATGAGGAAACCGCCGCGGCCGCCGAAGTCTGCGGACCCGACGGCGCCATCCACGTGCCGGTCTACATCTCGCCGATCGCCGTGGCCTTCAACCTTCCCGGCATAACGGACCTGAACCTCGACGCAGACACCATCGCAGCGATCTTCCGCGGCGAGGTCACCACGTGGAATGACCCGGCCATCGCCGCGCAGAACGAAGGAGTTGAGTTGCCGGACACCGCCATCACGGCGGTACACCGCGGCGACGAATCGGGCACCACCAAGAACTTCACCGAATACCTGGCCGAAGCAGCACCCGAAAAGTGGACGGATAAGGCATCAGGTGAATGGCCGGCCGGGCTGCCGAACGGGGAAAGCGCCTCCGGCACCGGCGGCGTTATTTCCACGGTGACTTCCACTGAGGGCGGCATCACCTATGCCGACGCGTCGGCAGCCGGCTCCCTGGGCAAGGTCAGCGTCAAGGTGGGCGATACCTATGTGCCGTTCAGTGCCGACGCCGCCGCCCTCGCCGTCGAATCCTCCACCCCGGTGACAGGGGAGGGTCGTCCGGAAGCAGATATGGCCATGGACCTGGACCGCGACACGGCAGAATCGGGTGCCTACCCCGTGGTGCTGGTGAGCTACCACGTGTTCTGCACCAGCTATGAGGACCAGCAGACGGTGGACCTGGTCCGTGCTTTCGGCGACTACGTGGTCAGCGACGAAGGCCAGGCTGCCGCGTCCGACGCCGCGGGCAGCGCGCCGCTCTCCGAGAGCCTGCGGAGCAAGGCCGAAACCGCATTGGAGTCCATCCAGGTGCGTTCCTAG